From the Candidatus Binatia bacterium genome, one window contains:
- a CDS encoding 4-alpha-glucanotransferase: protein MGAAMHDDLESLAACWGVTRSYHDGTGRERRASDDALLAVLRSLGAPLERIDDAADALRAHSGAAAPAIAAVTCLQSGKGGAIAVREGTAPARIPVVLRLEDGQTFRLALQEQAGGGLRVDVPADTPIGYHSLEIDLGRELLKSRLLVAPARFPAPPRSWALFAPLYGIDRGSDGHDFACYGDLAVLAQWMTASGASSTGRDGALVATLPLLACFFEEPFEPSPYSPISRAFWSELYVDPACAPECGGRPQSRPHRNSHAGDARRIDYRVQMRLRRAQIEQLLIALDSTGGARLDAFERDLIRDEDLSSWASFRAAVEHYGCTWERWPSPARAGTLEAGLDFEASTRRYHAYAQWLAREQVAAAAGASPAGLLLDLPLGCHGGGYDTWRYAGDFAPGISAGAPPDALFEGGQNWAFPPLHPVGARQSGYAAFRAALRHHFLHASVLRIDHVMGLDRLFWIPDGSTAADGVYVRYHGEELWSILAIEAARARAGRGAAVVGEDLGTVPDATRSEIAARGALRMHIVPFECRGHAEPVLAAPPVSSLASLGTHDMEPFAAWWERPDTARELIANFLRRAGRDCREDAPGTVLRALLAWLSASDATIVSANLEDFWLERARQNLPGTAAGDSNWQRPFARCLADITTDRDVAAMLAAVRGSDTAADTSP, encoded by the coding sequence ATGGGCGCTGCGATGCACGACGACCTCGAGTCTCTCGCCGCCTGCTGGGGCGTCACTCGTTCTTATCACGACGGCACCGGGCGCGAGCGCCGCGCCAGTGATGATGCGCTGCTGGCCGTGCTGCGAAGCCTCGGAGCTCCGCTCGAGCGCATCGATGACGCTGCCGACGCGCTGCGGGCTCACAGCGGCGCCGCCGCCCCAGCGATTGCCGCCGTAACCTGCCTCCAGTCCGGCAAGGGCGGCGCGATCGCGGTGCGCGAGGGCACGGCACCGGCACGCATCCCGGTCGTGCTTCGGCTCGAAGACGGCCAGACTTTTCGGCTCGCGCTGCAGGAACAGGCAGGCGGCGGCCTTCGAGTCGACGTGCCTGCCGATACGCCGATTGGTTATCACAGTCTCGAGATCGATCTCGGACGCGAATTGTTGAAGTCCCGCTTGCTTGTCGCTCCAGCCCGTTTTCCGGCCCCTCCGCGCTCGTGGGCGCTGTTCGCTCCGCTGTACGGCATCGACCGTGGCAGCGACGGGCACGACTTCGCGTGCTACGGCGACCTCGCGGTGCTGGCGCAGTGGATGACCGCTTCGGGCGCGAGCAGCACGGGCCGCGACGGCGCCCTCGTCGCGACGCTGCCGCTGCTCGCCTGTTTCTTCGAGGAACCGTTCGAGCCGAGCCCCTACTCGCCGATCAGCCGTGCGTTCTGGAGCGAGCTTTACGTGGATCCGGCGTGCGCGCCCGAATGCGGCGGCCGCCCGCAGTCGAGGCCGCATCGCAACAGCCATGCCGGCGACGCGCGGCGCATCGATTACCGCGTGCAAATGCGGCTGCGGCGCGCGCAGATCGAGCAGCTCCTCATTGCGCTCGATTCGACCGGCGGCGCAAGGCTGGACGCTTTCGAGCGCGACCTCATCCGCGATGAAGATCTTTCGTCGTGGGCTTCGTTTCGCGCGGCCGTCGAACATTACGGCTGCACATGGGAACGCTGGCCGTCACCGGCGCGCGCAGGAACGCTCGAGGCCGGACTCGACTTCGAGGCGTCGACCCGGCGCTATCACGCGTACGCCCAGTGGCTCGCCCGCGAGCAGGTGGCCGCCGCTGCCGGCGCCAGTCCCGCCGGACTTCTGCTGGATCTACCGCTCGGCTGTCACGGCGGCGGCTACGATACGTGGCGCTACGCCGGCGACTTTGCGCCCGGCATCTCGGCGGGCGCGCCGCCCGATGCCCTGTTCGAAGGCGGGCAGAACTGGGCTTTTCCACCGCTGCATCCCGTCGGAGCCCGCCAGAGCGGATACGCGGCTTTTCGCGCAGCGCTTCGCCACCATTTCCTCCATGCCTCCGTTCTGCGCATCGACCACGTGATGGGGCTCGACCGCCTGTTCTGGATTCCGGACGGATCGACTGCAGCCGACGGCGTCTACGTGCGCTACCATGGAGAAGAGTTGTGGAGCATCCTTGCGATCGAAGCCGCAAGGGCGCGCGCGGGTCGCGGCGCGGCTGTCGTAGGCGAAGACCTGGGGACGGTTCCCGATGCGACCAGGTCCGAGATCGCCGCAAGGGGCGCGCTGAGGATGCACATCGTACCGTTCGAGTGCCGCGGCCACGCGGAGCCGGTGCTCGCGGCCCCTCCTGTCTCCTCGCTTGCGAGCCTCGGGACTCACGACATGGAGCCTTTCGCCGCGTGGTGGGAACGGCCCGACACTGCGCGGGAACTCATCGCGAATTTCCTTCGCCGCGCCGGCCGCGATTGCCGCGAGGACGCACCGGGCACAGTGCTGCGTGCGCTGCTCGCGTGGCTCTCGGCAAGCGACGCGACGATCGTCAGCGCAAACCTCGAGGACTTCTGGCTCGAGCGCGCGCGCCAGAACCTTCCCGGTACTGCGGCCGGCGACAGCAACTGGCAAAGACCGTTTGCGCGCTGCCTCGCCGATATCACCACGGATCGCGACGTCGCCGCCATGCTCGCGGCCGTGCGCGGCAGCGACACCGCAGCGGATACGTCGCCGTGA
- a CDS encoding class I SAM-dependent methyltransferase, giving the protein MSVAGTILLLPGRDKSLRRRHPWIFSGAIAEEPRSAGLGDTVDVVSFDGEFLARAAWSPHSSIRARVWSFDESEPIDSAFFRRRVERALERRDAAGRRLNRDPSHEASQDLPEDLRQRSDNAMRVVHGESDGLPGLIVDFYAGVAVCQFLAAGAERWRREITEAVGERTHATSIYERSDADVRDKEGLEPRSGLLAGREPDELVEIGEAGRRYLVDVREGHKTGFYLDQRPARDAAGAWCRGREVLNAFSYTGGFSVAALAGGAAGVLDVDTSAPALALALRNVAANDADATESGRYQQVEGDVFSVLRRMRDSRRSFGAIILDPPKFADSRAHLDKAARGYKDINLLAFKLLAPGGVLMTFSCSGLLAPDLFQKIVADAAVDARREAAIVARLSQGPDHPVALAFPEGAYLKGLVCVAA; this is encoded by the coding sequence GTGAGCGTTGCCGGCACGATTCTCCTGCTGCCGGGTCGCGACAAGTCGCTGCGGCGCCGGCATCCGTGGATATTTTCGGGAGCGATCGCCGAAGAGCCGCGCAGTGCCGGCCTCGGCGACACCGTCGACGTCGTGTCGTTCGACGGCGAATTTCTCGCGCGTGCCGCCTGGTCGCCGCACTCGAGCATCCGCGCCAGGGTGTGGAGCTTCGACGAGAGCGAGCCGATCGATTCCGCATTCTTTCGCCGCCGCGTCGAGCGCGCCCTCGAGCGGCGGGACGCAGCAGGACGGCGGCTGAACCGCGATCCGTCGCACGAGGCGTCGCAGGATTTGCCTGAGGACCTTCGCCAGCGCAGCGACAATGCGATGCGTGTCGTGCATGGCGAATCGGACGGCCTTCCCGGTCTTATCGTCGATTTCTACGCCGGCGTCGCCGTCTGCCAGTTTCTCGCGGCCGGAGCCGAGCGCTGGCGACGCGAGATCACCGAAGCCGTCGGCGAGAGGACGCACGCAACTTCGATCTACGAAAGGTCCGATGCCGACGTGCGCGACAAGGAAGGCCTCGAGCCGCGCAGCGGCCTCCTCGCCGGCCGCGAGCCTGACGAGCTCGTCGAAATCGGCGAGGCGGGGCGCCGCTATCTCGTCGACGTGCGCGAGGGACACAAGACCGGCTTTTACCTCGACCAGAGGCCGGCACGCGACGCCGCCGGCGCGTGGTGCCGCGGACGCGAAGTGCTGAACGCGTTTTCGTACACCGGCGGCTTTTCGGTCGCGGCGCTGGCCGGGGGAGCTGCCGGCGTGCTCGACGTCGATACGTCGGCTCCGGCGCTCGCGCTCGCGCTGCGCAACGTTGCGGCCAACGATGCCGACGCCACAGAAAGCGGACGCTACCAGCAGGTCGAAGGAGACGTGTTCTCGGTGCTGCGCCGCATGAGAGACTCGCGGCGCAGCTTCGGCGCCATCATCCTCGATCCGCCGAAGTTCGCGGACTCCCGTGCCCACCTCGACAAGGCGGCGCGCGGCTACAAGGACATCAACCTGCTCGCGTTCAAGCTGCTCGCGCCGGGCGGCGTACTGATGACGTTCTCGTGCTCCGGTCTTCTTGCGCCGGACCTGTTCCAGAAGATCGTCGCCGACGCGGCCGTCGACGCGCGTCGCGAGGCTGCGATCGTCGCGAGGCTCTCGCAGGGACCGGACCATCCGGTCGCGCTCGCGTTTCCCGAAGGCGCATACCTGAAGGGACTCGTCTGCGTCGCCGCGTAG
- a CDS encoding tetratricopeptide repeat protein yields MSSAPQPQRQIADSRAPIWPWAVAAAVPAIAAYLPSLANPMVWDDELHVPLAIRLTLSQAFGPIGGQYRRPLVLLSYRLQAAMGAASPSALHLANALMHGACAALMVVVLSALETPPVIAAAAALLFAFHPLTSGSVAYISGRTDLLATLMTLACAAAVLAPEPDVRRETVGDPPVGGLDRPAMAMRLLTAAAAALAAGLAKESGIVAGPLAAMLWWWQRRRQRQPQLEGPTLMAPALALLGSAAAAALVWPASIAASVPLGVRLRAVATAAAEYLRLLVWPAALHLDRLTPTLPPGYEPAGAAVVAAMLAAPLLLAQKPTRGRLAACALVLLYLPASGLVPVYPAIADRYVFTGEQFLYAPIIVIAAVVATLASRRLAPAAVLAACCVVAAAWAPSLLARQKEFADAAQVYRKTLAYSPSSRACFNLGNTLLAGNRSDDAEKVYRQCIEIAPDDAQNWGQLAIALQGQGRDDEASGAYVRATTLDPASALLWSNFATLDANAGRYGAAREKWYRALSIDPQEQSARAALLRLDNAGR; encoded by the coding sequence AGTGCCGGCAATTGCGGCCTATCTTCCTTCTCTTGCAAATCCGATGGTTTGGGACGACGAGCTTCACGTCCCACTTGCAATACGCTTGACGCTGTCGCAAGCGTTCGGGCCGATCGGCGGCCAGTACCGCCGTCCCCTCGTTTTGCTGTCGTACCGGCTGCAAGCGGCAATGGGCGCCGCGTCGCCATCTGCCCTCCATCTTGCGAACGCGCTGATGCACGGGGCCTGCGCGGCCTTGATGGTGGTCGTGCTGTCCGCCCTGGAGACTCCACCCGTGATCGCCGCGGCCGCTGCGCTGCTGTTCGCTTTTCACCCTCTGACCAGCGGATCGGTGGCCTACATCTCCGGACGTACCGACCTGCTGGCCACGTTGATGACGCTGGCATGCGCGGCGGCCGTGCTCGCACCGGAGCCAGACGTACGACGCGAGACGGTCGGAGATCCGCCGGTCGGTGGCCTCGATCGACCGGCCATGGCCATGCGCCTGCTGACCGCCGCCGCGGCGGCGCTGGCAGCCGGGCTGGCAAAGGAATCGGGCATCGTCGCCGGCCCGCTGGCCGCCATGCTGTGGTGGTGGCAGCGCCGACGTCAGCGGCAACCGCAGCTGGAGGGCCCGACACTCATGGCGCCCGCGCTTGCGCTCCTCGGCTCGGCCGCAGCCGCAGCGCTGGTCTGGCCTGCGTCGATCGCAGCGAGCGTCCCCCTTGGCGTACGTCTTCGTGCAGTTGCGACTGCGGCGGCCGAATACCTGCGCCTGCTCGTGTGGCCTGCCGCCCTGCATCTGGACAGGCTCACGCCGACCCTTCCTCCCGGGTACGAGCCGGCCGGAGCGGCCGTCGTCGCTGCAATGCTTGCCGCGCCGCTGCTGCTCGCGCAGAAGCCGACGCGGGGACGCCTGGCGGCTTGTGCCCTGGTCCTGCTCTACCTGCCGGCGAGCGGCCTGGTGCCGGTCTATCCGGCCATCGCCGACCGTTACGTATTCACCGGAGAGCAGTTCCTTTACGCACCGATCATCGTCATTGCGGCAGTGGTCGCCACGCTTGCCTCGCGCCGTCTTGCGCCGGCGGCAGTGCTTGCGGCCTGCTGCGTGGTCGCTGCCGCGTGGGCTCCGTCGCTTCTGGCACGGCAGAAGGAATTCGCCGATGCCGCGCAGGTTTACCGCAAGACCCTCGCGTACTCGCCGAGCTCGCGTGCCTGCTTCAACCTCGGCAACACCCTGCTTGCGGGCAATCGCAGCGACGACGCCGAAAAGGTGTACCGCCAGTGCATCGAGATCGCGCCCGACGACGCACAAAACTGGGGACAGCTCGCGATCGCGCTGCAGGGACAGGGCCGCGACGACGAAGCGTCCGGTGCTTACGTCAGGGCGACGACGCTCGACCCGGCCAGCGCGCTGCTCTGGAGCAACTTCGCGACGCTCGATGCCAATGCCGGACGCTACGGCGCGGCCCGCGAAAAATGGTACAGAGCGCTCTCGATCGATCCGCAGGAGCAGTCGGCGCGCGCGGCTCTTCTCAGACTCGACAATGCGGGCCGCTGA